From a region of the Nitrospira sp. genome:
- the pgsA gene encoding CDP-diacylglycerol--glycerol-3-phosphate 3-phosphatidyltransferase gives MNRVLEVWRDIGAESLNLPNLLTLVRILLIPAFIIFFVNPTPDQSLAAAIIFTVAAVTDWLDGFIARRTGQVTKLGKLLDPIADKLLVLSALILLMNVDRVSALVVLLIIAREVAVTGIRAIAAGEGMIIAAETTGKYKMALQVVAIILLILEGTGLAELGNMHLAGTVTLYLSLVLGYISGGQYVWSFWKQVVAKGL, from the coding sequence ATGAACCGTGTTCTGGAAGTGTGGCGAGACATCGGGGCGGAGTCGCTCAATCTGCCCAATCTGCTGACCCTCGTCCGCATTCTCTTGATCCCGGCCTTCATCATTTTCTTCGTCAATCCTACGCCCGATCAGTCGCTGGCGGCGGCCATTATCTTTACCGTTGCGGCGGTGACCGATTGGCTGGATGGTTTTATCGCCAGACGAACCGGCCAGGTCACGAAGCTCGGCAAGCTGCTCGATCCCATCGCTGACAAGCTCCTGGTGTTGTCGGCCCTGATCCTCCTCATGAACGTGGACCGGGTCAGCGCGTTGGTGGTGTTGTTGATCATCGCGCGGGAAGTCGCGGTCACGGGAATCCGCGCCATTGCGGCCGGAGAAGGGATGATCATCGCCGCGGAGACGACCGGTAAATACAAGATGGCCCTGCAAGTGGTGGCGATCATCCTGCTGATCCTGGAAGGAACAGGGTTGGCTGAACTCGGTAATATGCATTTGGCCGGCACCGTCACCTTGTACCTCTCGCTGGTGCTCGGCTATATCTCCGGCGGCCAGTATGTTTGGAGTTTCTGGAAGCAGGTCGTCGCCAAAGGACTGTAG
- a CDS encoding poly(3-hydroxybutyrate) depolymerase, whose product MGLKCRAVRRAPLAQQIGVCTCLFFLITACTENKTPPQLEAYAYSSALAAPRCEAGARVGLVGATDGKVSADGIRYMVRTPSNYDATFAHPLLMVYAPAGQSRWATERLTGLTTAATRAGFIVVYADHRQLNFPAIEQAGTIPGSVAKEWCIDEKRVFMTGHSDGGTASLALAVLDKTKKIPAAIAPSAAGWTGKDLESFQCRDPIPVMIMHSRNDTLFPGWGAQTSAWWAGCNRCDLNQTKAVEGGCRAYQHCAQGGATLYCEGTGSHRDWPNLNQVILEFFAHPEKFQ is encoded by the coding sequence ATGGGTTTGAAATGCCGGGCCGTTCGGAGAGCGCCACTCGCACAACAGATCGGTGTCTGTACCTGTCTCTTCTTCCTCATCACAGCCTGTACAGAGAACAAAACGCCTCCTCAATTAGAAGCCTATGCCTATTCGAGCGCTCTGGCGGCGCCCCGATGTGAAGCGGGAGCCCGAGTTGGTCTCGTTGGGGCGACCGATGGGAAAGTCTCGGCTGATGGGATTCGGTATATGGTGCGGACACCCTCCAACTATGACGCGACCTTTGCGCATCCGCTCCTCATGGTCTACGCTCCCGCCGGGCAGAGTCGTTGGGCGACTGAGCGGCTTACAGGCCTCACGACTGCAGCCACTCGCGCCGGCTTTATCGTGGTCTATGCGGATCACCGGCAGTTGAATTTTCCGGCGATTGAACAAGCCGGGACGATCCCCGGCTCCGTGGCAAAGGAGTGGTGTATCGACGAGAAGAGGGTGTTTATGACCGGCCATTCTGATGGCGGCACCGCTTCACTGGCGCTCGCCGTGCTCGATAAGACAAAAAAGATTCCTGCTGCGATTGCGCCGAGCGCCGCAGGTTGGACCGGAAAAGATCTCGAATCATTTCAGTGCCGAGATCCCATTCCGGTCATGATTATGCACAGCAGGAACGATACTTTGTTTCCCGGTTGGGGAGCGCAAACGTCAGCCTGGTGGGCGGGCTGCAATCGCTGCGATCTGAACCAGACAAAAGCCGTCGAGGGTGGATGTCGCGCATATCAACACTGTGCTCAAGGAGGCGCGACGCTCTACTGCGAAGGAACCGGCAGTCATCGCGATTGGCCGAATCTGAATCAAGTCATACTGGAGTTCTTCGCGCATCCGGAGAAGTTTCAGTGA
- the plsY gene encoding glycerol-3-phosphate 1-O-acyltransferase PlsY — translation MDHTGLTIGLAIFGYLLGAVPFGVVISKAMGLPDPRTVGSKNVGFTNVLRVSGKKPGILTLLGDMGKGWVMGFAATQLLQDEWAILTVALAPFLGHLFSPFLGFKGGKGVATALGSVLGVAPWIGLLLLLAWIGAVALWRYSSGGALTAFGLFPIIAALLRPTTAFISFSVLVTGLIVIKHKGNIERLWNGTESKMGQRKPE, via the coding sequence ATGGACCACACAGGGCTGACCATAGGGCTCGCCATCTTCGGATATCTGTTGGGAGCAGTCCCGTTTGGGGTCGTCATCTCCAAAGCGATGGGTCTGCCGGATCCGCGTACGGTCGGCAGTAAGAATGTCGGATTTACGAACGTGCTGCGGGTGTCAGGCAAGAAGCCCGGTATCCTGACCTTGCTCGGTGATATGGGCAAGGGGTGGGTGATGGGTTTCGCAGCGACGCAATTGCTTCAGGATGAATGGGCCATCTTGACGGTCGCGCTTGCGCCGTTTCTCGGACACTTGTTTTCCCCGTTTCTTGGATTCAAAGGTGGGAAGGGGGTGGCGACCGCGCTTGGTTCCGTCCTCGGTGTCGCGCCATGGATCGGGTTGTTGCTGCTCCTGGCGTGGATTGGAGCCGTAGCTCTGTGGCGCTATTCCTCCGGCGGCGCACTCACTGCATTCGGACTCTTTCCCATCATCGCCGCGTTGCTCCGACCAACGACCGCCTTCATATCGTTTTCTGTGCTCGTGACCGGGCTCATCGTGATCAAACACAAGGGGAATATTGAACGGCTATGGAATGGCACTGAGAGTAAGATGGGGCAAAGGAAACCGGAATAG
- a CDS encoding BrnT family toxin, which produces MKFEWDPRKAEINLRKHGISFDEAASVFLDRLALSGPDPDHSISELRYITFGMSRLSRLLVVSHTYRPDAIRIINARRMTRSERKLYEEG; this is translated from the coding sequence ATGAAGTTTGAGTGGGATCCGCGCAAAGCTGAAATTAATCTTCGTAAACATGGAATATCGTTCGATGAAGCGGCTTCGGTATTTCTGGACCGTCTAGCACTTTCCGGCCCTGACCCAGATCACTCTATCAGCGAACTGCGGTATATTACCTTTGGGATGTCCCGCTTGAGCCGACTACTGGTCGTTTCGCATACGTATCGGCCCGACGCAATTCGAATCATCAATGCCCGTCGCATGACACGCAGCGAAAGGAAATTATATGAAGAGGGATAA
- a CDS encoding glutamate mutase L, translated as MTSSASSPPKIDRPLNVIVATDCGSTTTKAILIEKVGDQYRQTYRGEAPTTVEAPFEDVTRGVLNAIAEIEELSGRKILDGDQIITPCRDDKTGVDIYISTSSAGGGLQMMVTGVVQNMTGESAQRAALGAGAIVIDVLASNDGRLPHEKIERIRSMRPDMILMSGGTDGGAVTHVVEMAEYIAAAEPRPRFGVTYKLPLIYAGNKEAQPQVKKILEDKSALVVTDNIRPVLERENLAPARNKIHDLFLEHVMQQAPGYKKLIEMAGAPIMPTPAAVGLIMETIAQREHLNLIGVDIGGATTDVFSVFDGVFNRTVSANLGMSYSVSNVLAEAGLANIMRWVPFTIDEQTLRNRIKNKMIRPTTIPQTLDELQIEQAIAREALRLALIHHKSLATGLKGVQQERTISDVFEQEASGKSLIDMLKLDLIVGSGGILSHAPRRIQSMLMMVDAYEPMGCTRLSVDSIFMMPHLGVLSTINQKAATDVFVRDCMIYLGTCVAPIGQGKDGDLCADYQITLPDGKTINDQLKFGDLRLYPLDSGKQATIKIQPAKGVNMGAGVGTALTREVHGGVVGLLLDGRGRPLRFPADHQVRVASLTKWFKAVDLYPV; from the coding sequence ATGACGTCTTCCGCATCCAGCCCTCCAAAGATCGATCGCCCTCTCAATGTGATCGTAGCGACCGATTGCGGCAGCACCACGACCAAAGCCATTCTCATCGAAAAAGTCGGTGACCAATATCGGCAGACGTATCGCGGCGAAGCCCCGACGACCGTGGAAGCTCCGTTCGAAGACGTCACGCGCGGCGTGTTGAATGCCATCGCTGAAATCGAGGAACTCTCAGGCCGGAAAATTTTGGACGGCGATCAGATCATCACGCCCTGTCGTGATGACAAGACGGGTGTCGACATTTATATCTCGACCAGCAGTGCCGGCGGCGGGTTGCAGATGATGGTGACGGGTGTCGTGCAGAACATGACCGGCGAAAGCGCGCAGCGTGCCGCACTGGGGGCCGGTGCGATTGTGATCGATGTGTTGGCCTCCAACGACGGCCGATTGCCCCACGAAAAGATCGAGCGCATCCGTTCCATGAGACCGGACATGATTTTGATGTCGGGAGGGACCGATGGTGGAGCCGTGACGCACGTGGTGGAGATGGCCGAATATATCGCGGCTGCTGAACCACGGCCACGATTCGGCGTGACGTACAAGTTGCCGCTGATCTATGCGGGCAACAAGGAAGCCCAACCGCAAGTCAAAAAGATTCTGGAAGACAAATCGGCACTGGTCGTCACAGACAATATCCGGCCGGTCCTGGAACGAGAGAACCTGGCACCGGCGCGGAACAAGATTCACGACTTGTTTCTCGAGCACGTCATGCAACAGGCGCCGGGCTATAAGAAGCTCATCGAGATGGCCGGCGCTCCGATCATGCCGACGCCGGCTGCAGTCGGGCTCATCATGGAGACGATCGCCCAGCGGGAACATCTGAATCTGATCGGGGTGGATATCGGCGGTGCGACGACCGACGTCTTTTCCGTGTTCGACGGCGTGTTCAACCGGACGGTCAGCGCCAATCTCGGCATGTCCTACAGTGTGTCCAATGTCCTCGCCGAAGCGGGTCTGGCGAACATTATGCGATGGGTGCCGTTCACGATCGATGAGCAGACGCTCCGTAACCGCATCAAGAACAAGATGATCCGGCCCACCACCATTCCCCAAACACTCGACGAGCTGCAAATCGAGCAGGCGATCGCGCGCGAGGCCCTGCGGTTGGCGCTGATTCATCATAAGTCGCTGGCAACGGGCTTGAAGGGCGTGCAACAGGAGCGGACGATCTCCGATGTGTTCGAGCAGGAGGCCTCCGGTAAATCTTTGATCGATATGTTGAAACTGGATTTGATCGTCGGGAGCGGCGGCATCCTGTCTCATGCGCCGCGGCGCATACAATCGATGCTAATGATGGTCGATGCCTACGAGCCCATGGGCTGCACGAGGTTGTCGGTCGACAGCATCTTCATGATGCCGCATCTCGGGGTGCTGTCCACGATCAATCAGAAGGCGGCGACCGATGTGTTCGTTCGAGATTGCATGATCTATTTGGGTACCTGCGTGGCGCCGATCGGACAGGGGAAGGACGGGGATCTCTGTGCTGACTATCAGATCACGTTGCCTGATGGAAAGACCATCAACGATCAACTCAAATTCGGCGATCTGCGGCTCTATCCCTTAGATTCCGGCAAACAGGCAACCATCAAGATTCAGCCTGCGAAAGGCGTCAACATGGGCGCGGGAGTCGGTACTGCTCTCACGAGAGAGGTTCATGGCGGTGTGGTCGGACTCTTGCTCGATGGCCGTGGGCGACCGCTCAGATTTCCGGCTGACCATCAAGTCCGAGTCGCGTCACTGACGAAATGGTTCAAGGCAGTCGATCTCTATCCGGTTTAG
- the amrB gene encoding AmmeMemoRadiSam system protein B, whose amino-acid sequence MSTDVVKDSTQYPLLRNLQFSPIKQGEDQLMVLWDPSGLSKEKLVLPLNFFFIVQHFDGEHSLQDIGALYLKRFGEFLLPSKVEQLVADLAQKLFLEGPQTESAREQARIEYRQQPARPAVFAGRSYEADGVKLRKQIDGFFTSGEGPDFKPSENQGKPIKGLVVPTYDLKQAGPVYAWGYKELQEAQRPDVYVLFGTAHAGLENLFAVTDKDFETPLGTVQVDRTVVDRLNELVPEYFEEDIAHQSEHAIEFQLPFLQTIVGKPFTIVPILSSFSASSLHDPTVRSSVDRFLNALQDAIAVSGKTSCVIAAGELAHLGLRYGDAAPPTDFSFHRAMQRDLEMLKHVEELRPDAFAGYIQKESDQRRISGFSPIYSLLRLIHAEKGQVLRYDRGITDQYNSTVTYASLAFF is encoded by the coding sequence ATGTCCACCGATGTCGTCAAAGATTCAACTCAGTATCCCCTCCTGCGGAATCTGCAATTTTCGCCCATTAAGCAGGGCGAAGATCAATTGATGGTGCTCTGGGACCCCAGTGGCCTGAGCAAGGAAAAACTGGTCCTGCCGCTCAATTTCTTTTTCATCGTGCAGCATTTCGACGGAGAGCATTCTCTCCAAGACATCGGTGCGCTGTACCTGAAACGGTTTGGTGAATTCCTGCTGCCGAGCAAAGTGGAACAGTTGGTGGCGGATCTGGCGCAAAAGCTTTTCCTGGAAGGTCCGCAAACTGAATCAGCACGGGAACAGGCCAGGATCGAGTATCGGCAGCAGCCGGCCAGGCCTGCCGTGTTTGCCGGACGGAGTTACGAAGCCGACGGCGTGAAGCTCAGAAAGCAGATCGACGGATTTTTTACGTCTGGTGAGGGGCCGGATTTTAAGCCCTCCGAGAATCAGGGCAAGCCGATCAAAGGGCTCGTGGTGCCCACATACGATCTCAAGCAAGCAGGGCCGGTCTATGCGTGGGGATACAAAGAGTTACAGGAAGCCCAACGGCCGGATGTCTATGTGCTGTTCGGTACCGCTCATGCCGGATTGGAGAATCTGTTCGCAGTGACCGACAAAGATTTTGAGACCCCGTTGGGAACGGTCCAGGTTGATCGGACGGTCGTAGACCGATTAAACGAATTGGTGCCGGAATACTTCGAAGAAGACATCGCCCATCAATCCGAACATGCTATTGAATTCCAACTGCCGTTTCTCCAAACCATCGTCGGGAAGCCGTTCACGATTGTTCCGATCTTGTCCTCATTTTCCGCATCGAGTCTCCATGATCCTACAGTCCGGAGTTCGGTGGACCGGTTTCTGAACGCTCTGCAAGATGCGATCGCTGTCTCCGGAAAGACATCATGTGTCATTGCCGCAGGGGAGCTGGCTCATCTCGGCCTGCGCTATGGTGATGCCGCTCCACCGACCGATTTTTCCTTTCATCGCGCCATGCAGCGCGACTTGGAAATGTTGAAACATGTCGAAGAACTCCGCCCGGACGCTTTCGCCGGTTATATCCAGAAGGAAAGCGATCAACGTCGCATTTCCGGCTTCTCGCCCATCTATAGCCTGTTGCGATTGATTCACGCGGAAAAGGGTCAAGTCCTCCGCTACGATCGCGGCATCACGGATCAATATAACTCCACCGTCACCTACGCCAGCCTGGCGTTTTTCTGA
- a CDS encoding C1 family peptidase, with the protein MNVWYGWVPDRPDQRDKLYAAIAGPPRTLPSKVDLRDGCSPVENQGQLGSCTANALVGNLEFLEKRAGHNPTNLSRLFIYYNERAMEGTIREDAGAMIRDGVKSLVKLGVCTEKLWPYKIERFTKKPSQACYKQARNRQVTSYHRVIGLQQMKQCLAEGYPFVFGFSVYEAFESPQVAKTGQLDLPKPSEKQIGGHAVLAVGYDEQAQRILVRNSWGADWGIQGYFTMPYDYISNDNLADDFWTLRMIEDV; encoded by the coding sequence ATGAACGTGTGGTACGGGTGGGTACCTGACCGGCCTGATCAGAGGGACAAGCTCTACGCCGCCATTGCCGGACCGCCGAGGACATTGCCCTCAAAGGTCGATCTTCGTGACGGCTGTTCGCCCGTGGAAAACCAGGGTCAACTCGGTAGTTGCACGGCGAATGCACTGGTAGGCAACCTGGAGTTTCTTGAGAAGAGAGCCGGACATAACCCCACGAACCTGAGTCGTCTGTTCATCTATTACAATGAGCGGGCAATGGAAGGCACCATCCGTGAAGATGCCGGGGCGATGATCCGCGATGGGGTCAAATCGCTCGTCAAGTTGGGTGTCTGTACCGAGAAACTCTGGCCGTACAAAATTGAGAGATTCACCAAGAAACCGTCACAGGCCTGTTATAAACAGGCTCGGAATCGTCAGGTGACCTCCTATCATCGGGTCATCGGCTTGCAACAAATGAAACAGTGTCTCGCGGAAGGATATCCGTTCGTGTTTGGGTTTTCGGTCTATGAAGCATTTGAGTCTCCTCAAGTCGCCAAGACAGGCCAATTGGATCTACCTAAACCGAGTGAAAAGCAGATCGGCGGTCATGCCGTGTTGGCTGTGGGGTATGACGAGCAAGCCCAACGGATACTCGTCCGTAATTCCTGGGGAGCGGACTGGGGCATCCAAGGATATTTTACAATGCCCTATGACTATATCTCGAATGACAACCTTGCGGACGACTTCTGGACGCTCCGGATGATCGAGGACGTGTAA
- a CDS encoding response regulator transcription factor produces MAQIDSFSVEHDASNSEEIEEALRAHNVDVLLLEFGILARGEERTTTRIRNLSSRVKTLVIDVPENENDVLYCIETGGASGYLLHNASIKDLMNNIKAVMSGETLCSPRVASLAFDRVSALTRQIESGHVVDGARLTRRETQIVGLIDEGLSNKEIAVCLHIGVSTVKNHVHNILDKLQLHNRHSAVKHIKEQAMYTGR; encoded by the coding sequence TTGGCACAGATCGATTCATTTTCAGTGGAGCATGATGCCTCGAATTCAGAAGAGATCGAAGAAGCCCTTCGCGCGCATAACGTTGATGTGCTCCTACTTGAGTTTGGAATATTGGCTCGAGGAGAAGAAAGAACTACCACGAGGATTCGTAATCTGTCATCGCGAGTGAAGACCTTGGTGATTGACGTGCCCGAAAATGAAAATGATGTGCTGTACTGCATTGAGACCGGCGGGGCTTCCGGCTATCTGCTGCACAATGCTTCCATCAAGGATCTCATGAACAACATCAAGGCGGTGATGAGTGGGGAGACCCTGTGCTCTCCACGTGTTGCGAGTCTGGCGTTCGACCGTGTATCCGCACTCACACGTCAGATTGAAAGTGGCCACGTCGTCGATGGAGCGCGTCTCACTCGGCGTGAAACGCAAATTGTCGGATTGATTGACGAGGGGTTAAGTAACAAAGAAATTGCCGTTTGCCTGCACATTGGAGTTTCTACCGTTAAAAACCATGTCCATAATATCCTCGATAAATTGCAGTTGCACAATCGCCATTCAGCGGTGAAGCACATCAAAGAACAGGCAATGTACACCGGACGCTAG
- a CDS encoding phage tail sheath family protein, translating into MLGIDQGGVEVTRFANHRPVPTATYFSGNANVLAKLLQTDVAHDITKITFAGAPAPNVVDFNVPLPNVLQTTGAADRWFKDALSSAITNHSDGVREKLQIMAKTINDKPDAPVTAEVWGYRIAFKPKVGMLNTTYTVSTATENLAGSFTSNVRQYALGNIGTGSFQNGAGQIGQDDDGTPLTVADYTGSALDHTGFYALDRVDLFNLMIIPQDGDIDEGEYQQLIGPATTYCESRRAFLLIDAPVSWTNGDKMVADAAKVNGLRAGIVKQNSAIFYPRVKYSDAGIIKPLGPSGGIAGLMARTDSQRGVWKAPAGTEADLRGVLDVELNITDGENGVLNKLGVNCIRKFPNGIVNWGARTLDGSDDFGSEWKYIPIRRLALFLEESLFRGTKWVVFEPNDEPLWAKIRMNITAFMMGLFRQGAFQGSTPDKAFFVKCDGETTTANDRNLGIVNIQVGFAPLKPAEFVIISIQQIPDV; encoded by the coding sequence ATGCTCGGTATCGATCAAGGTGGAGTTGAAGTGACGCGGTTCGCCAATCATCGCCCCGTTCCAACCGCGACATATTTTTCAGGAAACGCGAACGTCTTGGCAAAACTGCTTCAGACGGATGTGGCACACGACATCACGAAGATTACATTCGCCGGCGCCCCCGCGCCCAACGTGGTTGATTTCAACGTTCCACTCCCCAATGTGCTGCAAACTACCGGCGCTGCTGACCGGTGGTTCAAAGATGCCCTCTCGTCGGCGATTACAAACCATTCCGATGGGGTGCGGGAAAAGCTTCAGATCATGGCGAAAACCATAAATGACAAACCCGACGCTCCGGTGACAGCCGAGGTGTGGGGATATCGAATTGCCTTCAAGCCGAAGGTCGGGATGTTGAATACGACCTACACTGTCTCGACTGCAACCGAAAACTTAGCCGGATCATTCACGTCCAACGTCAGGCAGTACGCCTTGGGCAACATCGGAACCGGCTCATTTCAAAATGGTGCGGGACAGATCGGACAGGATGATGACGGGACACCATTGACCGTTGCCGACTACACGGGAAGCGCATTGGATCATACGGGATTCTATGCGCTCGATCGCGTCGATCTATTTAATCTCATGATTATTCCTCAGGACGGAGACATCGACGAAGGCGAATACCAACAGCTCATCGGACCTGCCACGACCTATTGCGAAAGCCGCCGCGCGTTCTTGCTGATCGATGCACCTGTGAGTTGGACAAACGGGGACAAAATGGTCGCCGATGCGGCAAAGGTCAATGGGCTCCGCGCCGGCATCGTGAAGCAAAACTCGGCGATTTTCTATCCCAGAGTCAAATACAGCGATGCCGGTATTATCAAGCCGCTCGGTCCGTCCGGTGGGATAGCCGGCCTGATGGCGAGAACCGATTCGCAGCGGGGCGTGTGGAAGGCGCCGGCTGGAACCGAGGCCGATCTTCGCGGGGTCCTCGACGTCGAACTGAATATAACGGACGGAGAAAACGGCGTGCTCAATAAGCTGGGAGTCAATTGCATTCGGAAGTTTCCGAACGGAATCGTCAATTGGGGCGCACGCACGCTCGATGGCAGCGATGATTTCGGGTCGGAGTGGAAATACATTCCAATCCGCAGATTGGCTCTGTTCCTCGAGGAATCGCTTTTCCGCGGAACGAAATGGGTTGTGTTCGAGCCGAACGATGAGCCGCTGTGGGCCAAGATCCGCATGAACATCACTGCGTTCATGATGGGTCTTTTCAGGCAAGGAGCATTTCAGGGCAGTACGCCCGACAAGGCGTTTTTCGTCAAATGCGACGGCGAAACAACGACGGCCAACGATCGCAATCTGGGCATCGTCAATATTCAGGTCGGTTTTGCACCGCTCAAACCAGCCGAGTTCGTGATCATCAGCATTCAACAGATACCGGATGTGTAA
- a CDS encoding phage tail protein yields MAKGFVKNAKRFDPYKNFKFRLVWDGKPVMGISKVSALKRTTEVVKHRDGGDNSTDHKSPGRTSYDAVSVERGLTHDPEFEAWANKVHPYSGDSAMDLAAYKKDLTLEMMNEKGHVVYRYFLYDCWVSEYTAIPELNANANAVAIESMKIELEGWDRDKDTKEPNEADDVPQG; encoded by the coding sequence ATGGCTAAAGGATTCGTCAAGAACGCAAAGAGGTTCGATCCGTACAAGAATTTTAAGTTCCGGCTCGTTTGGGACGGCAAACCGGTCATGGGCATCAGTAAGGTCAGCGCGCTCAAACGCACGACCGAGGTGGTCAAGCATCGTGACGGCGGTGACAACAGTACCGACCATAAATCGCCCGGCCGCACCAGTTACGATGCGGTCAGCGTCGAGCGCGGTTTGACTCACGATCCGGAATTCGAAGCTTGGGCGAATAAGGTGCATCCGTATTCAGGAGATAGTGCGATGGATCTTGCCGCCTATAAAAAGGATCTCACGCTCGAAATGATGAATGAAAAAGGCCACGTGGTATACAGGTATTTCCTGTACGACTGCTGGGTCAGTGAATACACGGCCATTCCCGAGTTGAACGCCAACGCCAATGCCGTGGCCATTGAATCGATGAAGATCGAGCTCGAAGGTTGGGATCGAGACAAGGACACGAAAGAACCCAATGAGGCCGACGACGTTCCACAAGGTTAA